Proteins from a genomic interval of Cuculus canorus isolate bCucCan1 chromosome 17, bCucCan1.pri, whole genome shotgun sequence:
- the MMP17 gene encoding matrix metalloproteinase-17 isoform X4 has product MQRFGGLETTGVLDEATLELMKTPRCSLPDFAAAETRRKRFVQAVTKWSKRNLSWRVRTFPKESHLGHDTVRALMYYALKVWSDITPLNFHEVAGNNADIQIDFSKADHNDGYPFDGPGGTVAHAFFPGDHHTAGDTHFDDDEYWTFRSSDAHGMDLFAVAVHEFGHAIGLTHISAIESIMRPYYQGPVGDPLKYDLPYEDKVRIWQLYGVRESVSPTAKPEVSKTDDHPILPELPENRSTVSLRRDVPNRCNTHFDAVAQIRGEAFFFKGKYFWRLTRNKHLVSLQPAQIHRFWRGLPLNLDSLDAVYERTSDHKIVFFKGDRYWVFKDNNVEEGYPRPISDFGLPLGGIDAAFSWAHNDKTYFFKDNLYWRYDDHERRMDPGYPSETILWKGIPSPLDDAMRWSDGASYFFRGKEYWKVLDSDLEAQPGYPQSIARDWLVCSDMQSDSPEAAGSSRTGARSKPGQHDESRSENGYEVCSCTSASPSLWACPVLRLFASLVLTSTWTAALMCAAL; this is encoded by the exons ATGCAGAGGTTCGGGGGGCTCGAGACGACGGGGGTCCTAG ATGAAGCCACACTGGAGCTGATGAAGACCCCTCGTTGCTCTCTGCCTGACTTTGCTGCCGCAGAGACCAGGAGGAAGCGATTTGTGCAGGCAGTCACCAAGTGGAGCAAAAGGAACTTGTCTTGGAG AGTTCGCACCTTCCCAAAAGAGTCCCACCTGGGCCACGACACAGTCCGAGCCCTGATGTACTACGCCCTGAAGGTCTGGAGTGACATCACTCCGCTGAATTTCCACGAAGTGGCAGGTAACAACGCCGACATCCAGATAGACTTCTCCAAGGCAGATCACAATGACGGCTATCCCTTTGATGGGCCTGGTGGGACAGTGGCACATGCTTTCTTCCCTGGAGACCATCACACAGCAGGAGACACTCATTTTGACGATGATGAGTATTGGACCTTCCGATCATCAG ACGCTCATGGGATGGACCTATTTGCTGTGGCTGTCCATGAGTTTGGCCATGCCATTGGCCTGACCCACATCTCTGCTATAGAGTCTATTATGAGACCCTACTACCAGGGTCCAGTGGGGGATCCTCTGAAGTATGACCTTCCGTATGAGGACAAAGTCAGAATCTGGCAACTTTATG GAGTCAGAGAATCTGTGTCTCCCACAGCTAAACCTGAAGTCAGCAAAACTGATGACCATCCTATTCTGCCAGAGCTGCCAGAGAACCGCTCCACTGTCTC cctcagGCGGGACGTGCCCAACAGATGCAACACTCACTTCGATGCGGTGGCCCAAATCCGGGGAGaggctttcttctttaaag GCAAGTACTTCTGGAGACTGACTCGCAATAAGCACTTGGTCTCCCTCCAGCCGGCTCAGATCCACCGTTTCTGGCGGGGCTTGCCGCTCAACCTGGACAGCCTGGACGCAGTCTATGAGAGAACCAGCGACCACAAGATCGTCTTCTTCAAAG gagACAGGTACTGGGTCTTCAAAGACAATAACGTGGAGGAAGGATACCCACGGCCGATCTCGGACTTTGGTCTGCCACTGGGAGGAATTGATGCTGCTTTCTCCTGGGCCCACAATGACAAGACTTATTTCTTCAAGGACAATCTGTATTGGCGCTACGACGACCACGAGCGGAGGATGGATCCTGGGTACCCTTCAGAGACCATCCTGTGGAAGGGGATACCGAGCCCTTTAGATGATGCCATGAGGTGGTCAGATG GTGCAAGTTACTTCTTCAGGGGCAAAGAGTACTGGAAAGTGCTGGATAGTGACCTGGAGGCCCAGCCTGGCTATCCCCAGTCCATCGCCAGAGACTGGCTGGTGTGCAGCGACATGCAGTCCGACTCCCCAGAGGCCGCCGGGAGCAGCAGGACTGGGGCACGCTCCAAACCAGGGCAGCACGATGAGAGCCGCTCAGAGAATGGCTATGAAGTCTGCTCCTGCACCTCAGCCTCCCCGTCTCTCTGGGCTTGCCCTGTGCTCAGACTGTTCGCCAGCCTCGTGCTGACAAGCACATGGACAGCAGCACTGATGTGTGCAGCCCTATGA
- the MMP17 gene encoding matrix metalloproteinase-17 isoform X2: MKCSGAQNDGDWLTKFGYLPPPDPVTGQLQTQEELTKAITAMQRFGGLETTGVLDEATLELMKTPRCSLPDFAAAETRRKRFVQAVTKWSKRNLSWRVRTFPKESHLGHDTVRALMYYALKVWSDITPLNFHEVAGNNADIQIDFSKADHNDGYPFDGPGGTVAHAFFPGDHHTAGDTHFDDDEYWTFRSSDAHGMDLFAVAVHEFGHAIGLTHISAIESIMRPYYQGPVGDPLKYDLPYEDKVRIWQLYGVRESVSPTAKPEVSKTDDHPILPELPENRSTVSLRRDVPNRCNTHFDAVAQIRGEAFFFKGKYFWRLTRNKHLVSLQPAQIHRFWRGLPLNLDSLDAVYERTSDHKIVFFKGDRYWVFKDNNVEEGYPRPISDFGLPLGGIDAAFSWAHNDKTYFFKDNLYWRYDDHERRMDPGYPSETILWKGIPSPLDDAMRWSDGASYFFRGKEYWKVLDSDLEAQPGYPQSIARDWLVCSDMQSDSPEAAGSSRTGARSKPGQHDESRSENGYEVCSCTSASPSLWACPVLRLFASLVLTSTWTAALMCAAL, translated from the exons GACTGGCTGACGAAATTTGGGTATCTGCCTCCTCCGGATCCCGTCACGGGACAACTGCAGACGCAAGAGGAGCTCACCAAGGCCATCACTGCCATGCAGAGGTTCGGGGGGCTCGAGACGACGGGGGTCCTAG ATGAAGCCACACTGGAGCTGATGAAGACCCCTCGTTGCTCTCTGCCTGACTTTGCTGCCGCAGAGACCAGGAGGAAGCGATTTGTGCAGGCAGTCACCAAGTGGAGCAAAAGGAACTTGTCTTGGAG AGTTCGCACCTTCCCAAAAGAGTCCCACCTGGGCCACGACACAGTCCGAGCCCTGATGTACTACGCCCTGAAGGTCTGGAGTGACATCACTCCGCTGAATTTCCACGAAGTGGCAGGTAACAACGCCGACATCCAGATAGACTTCTCCAAGGCAGATCACAATGACGGCTATCCCTTTGATGGGCCTGGTGGGACAGTGGCACATGCTTTCTTCCCTGGAGACCATCACACAGCAGGAGACACTCATTTTGACGATGATGAGTATTGGACCTTCCGATCATCAG ACGCTCATGGGATGGACCTATTTGCTGTGGCTGTCCATGAGTTTGGCCATGCCATTGGCCTGACCCACATCTCTGCTATAGAGTCTATTATGAGACCCTACTACCAGGGTCCAGTGGGGGATCCTCTGAAGTATGACCTTCCGTATGAGGACAAAGTCAGAATCTGGCAACTTTATG GAGTCAGAGAATCTGTGTCTCCCACAGCTAAACCTGAAGTCAGCAAAACTGATGACCATCCTATTCTGCCAGAGCTGCCAGAGAACCGCTCCACTGTCTC cctcagGCGGGACGTGCCCAACAGATGCAACACTCACTTCGATGCGGTGGCCCAAATCCGGGGAGaggctttcttctttaaag GCAAGTACTTCTGGAGACTGACTCGCAATAAGCACTTGGTCTCCCTCCAGCCGGCTCAGATCCACCGTTTCTGGCGGGGCTTGCCGCTCAACCTGGACAGCCTGGACGCAGTCTATGAGAGAACCAGCGACCACAAGATCGTCTTCTTCAAAG gagACAGGTACTGGGTCTTCAAAGACAATAACGTGGAGGAAGGATACCCACGGCCGATCTCGGACTTTGGTCTGCCACTGGGAGGAATTGATGCTGCTTTCTCCTGGGCCCACAATGACAAGACTTATTTCTTCAAGGACAATCTGTATTGGCGCTACGACGACCACGAGCGGAGGATGGATCCTGGGTACCCTTCAGAGACCATCCTGTGGAAGGGGATACCGAGCCCTTTAGATGATGCCATGAGGTGGTCAGATG GTGCAAGTTACTTCTTCAGGGGCAAAGAGTACTGGAAAGTGCTGGATAGTGACCTGGAGGCCCAGCCTGGCTATCCCCAGTCCATCGCCAGAGACTGGCTGGTGTGCAGCGACATGCAGTCCGACTCCCCAGAGGCCGCCGGGAGCAGCAGGACTGGGGCACGCTCCAAACCAGGGCAGCACGATGAGAGCCGCTCAGAGAATGGCTATGAAGTCTGCTCCTGCACCTCAGCCTCCCCGTCTCTCTGGGCTTGCCCTGTGCTCAGACTGTTCGCCAGCCTCGTGCTGACAAGCACATGGACAGCAGCACTGATGTGTGCAGCCCTATGA
- the MMP17 gene encoding matrix metalloproteinase-17 isoform X3: MCEDWLTKFGYLPPPDPVTGQLQTQEELTKAITAMQRFGGLETTGVLDEATLELMKTPRCSLPDFAAAETRRKRFVQAVTKWSKRNLSWRVRTFPKESHLGHDTVRALMYYALKVWSDITPLNFHEVAGNNADIQIDFSKADHNDGYPFDGPGGTVAHAFFPGDHHTAGDTHFDDDEYWTFRSSDAHGMDLFAVAVHEFGHAIGLTHISAIESIMRPYYQGPVGDPLKYDLPYEDKVRIWQLYGVRESVSPTAKPEVSKTDDHPILPELPENRSTVSLRRDVPNRCNTHFDAVAQIRGEAFFFKGKYFWRLTRNKHLVSLQPAQIHRFWRGLPLNLDSLDAVYERTSDHKIVFFKGDRYWVFKDNNVEEGYPRPISDFGLPLGGIDAAFSWAHNDKTYFFKDNLYWRYDDHERRMDPGYPSETILWKGIPSPLDDAMRWSDGASYFFRGKEYWKVLDSDLEAQPGYPQSIARDWLVCSDMQSDSPEAAGSSRTGARSKPGQHDESRSENGYEVCSCTSASPSLWACPVLRLFASLVLTSTWTAALMCAAL; the protein is encoded by the exons GACTGGCTGACGAAATTTGGGTATCTGCCTCCTCCGGATCCCGTCACGGGACAACTGCAGACGCAAGAGGAGCTCACCAAGGCCATCACTGCCATGCAGAGGTTCGGGGGGCTCGAGACGACGGGGGTCCTAG ATGAAGCCACACTGGAGCTGATGAAGACCCCTCGTTGCTCTCTGCCTGACTTTGCTGCCGCAGAGACCAGGAGGAAGCGATTTGTGCAGGCAGTCACCAAGTGGAGCAAAAGGAACTTGTCTTGGAG AGTTCGCACCTTCCCAAAAGAGTCCCACCTGGGCCACGACACAGTCCGAGCCCTGATGTACTACGCCCTGAAGGTCTGGAGTGACATCACTCCGCTGAATTTCCACGAAGTGGCAGGTAACAACGCCGACATCCAGATAGACTTCTCCAAGGCAGATCACAATGACGGCTATCCCTTTGATGGGCCTGGTGGGACAGTGGCACATGCTTTCTTCCCTGGAGACCATCACACAGCAGGAGACACTCATTTTGACGATGATGAGTATTGGACCTTCCGATCATCAG ACGCTCATGGGATGGACCTATTTGCTGTGGCTGTCCATGAGTTTGGCCATGCCATTGGCCTGACCCACATCTCTGCTATAGAGTCTATTATGAGACCCTACTACCAGGGTCCAGTGGGGGATCCTCTGAAGTATGACCTTCCGTATGAGGACAAAGTCAGAATCTGGCAACTTTATG GAGTCAGAGAATCTGTGTCTCCCACAGCTAAACCTGAAGTCAGCAAAACTGATGACCATCCTATTCTGCCAGAGCTGCCAGAGAACCGCTCCACTGTCTC cctcagGCGGGACGTGCCCAACAGATGCAACACTCACTTCGATGCGGTGGCCCAAATCCGGGGAGaggctttcttctttaaag GCAAGTACTTCTGGAGACTGACTCGCAATAAGCACTTGGTCTCCCTCCAGCCGGCTCAGATCCACCGTTTCTGGCGGGGCTTGCCGCTCAACCTGGACAGCCTGGACGCAGTCTATGAGAGAACCAGCGACCACAAGATCGTCTTCTTCAAAG gagACAGGTACTGGGTCTTCAAAGACAATAACGTGGAGGAAGGATACCCACGGCCGATCTCGGACTTTGGTCTGCCACTGGGAGGAATTGATGCTGCTTTCTCCTGGGCCCACAATGACAAGACTTATTTCTTCAAGGACAATCTGTATTGGCGCTACGACGACCACGAGCGGAGGATGGATCCTGGGTACCCTTCAGAGACCATCCTGTGGAAGGGGATACCGAGCCCTTTAGATGATGCCATGAGGTGGTCAGATG GTGCAAGTTACTTCTTCAGGGGCAAAGAGTACTGGAAAGTGCTGGATAGTGACCTGGAGGCCCAGCCTGGCTATCCCCAGTCCATCGCCAGAGACTGGCTGGTGTGCAGCGACATGCAGTCCGACTCCCCAGAGGCCGCCGGGAGCAGCAGGACTGGGGCACGCTCCAAACCAGGGCAGCACGATGAGAGCCGCTCAGAGAATGGCTATGAAGTCTGCTCCTGCACCTCAGCCTCCCCGTCTCTCTGGGCTTGCCCTGTGCTCAGACTGTTCGCCAGCCTCGTGCTGACAAGCACATGGACAGCAGCACTGATGTGTGCAGCCCTATGA
- the MMP17 gene encoding matrix metalloproteinase-17 isoform X1, protein MLSPSARHRARRRDMLLVLALWLAWQEAPAAPTPAAEDITRGVDWLTKFGYLPPPDPVTGQLQTQEELTKAITAMQRFGGLETTGVLDEATLELMKTPRCSLPDFAAAETRRKRFVQAVTKWSKRNLSWRVRTFPKESHLGHDTVRALMYYALKVWSDITPLNFHEVAGNNADIQIDFSKADHNDGYPFDGPGGTVAHAFFPGDHHTAGDTHFDDDEYWTFRSSDAHGMDLFAVAVHEFGHAIGLTHISAIESIMRPYYQGPVGDPLKYDLPYEDKVRIWQLYGVRESVSPTAKPEVSKTDDHPILPELPENRSTVSLRRDVPNRCNTHFDAVAQIRGEAFFFKGKYFWRLTRNKHLVSLQPAQIHRFWRGLPLNLDSLDAVYERTSDHKIVFFKGDRYWVFKDNNVEEGYPRPISDFGLPLGGIDAAFSWAHNDKTYFFKDNLYWRYDDHERRMDPGYPSETILWKGIPSPLDDAMRWSDGASYFFRGKEYWKVLDSDLEAQPGYPQSIARDWLVCSDMQSDSPEAAGSSRTGARSKPGQHDESRSENGYEVCSCTSASPSLWACPVLRLFASLVLTSTWTAALMCAAL, encoded by the exons GACTGGCTGACGAAATTTGGGTATCTGCCTCCTCCGGATCCCGTCACGGGACAACTGCAGACGCAAGAGGAGCTCACCAAGGCCATCACTGCCATGCAGAGGTTCGGGGGGCTCGAGACGACGGGGGTCCTAG ATGAAGCCACACTGGAGCTGATGAAGACCCCTCGTTGCTCTCTGCCTGACTTTGCTGCCGCAGAGACCAGGAGGAAGCGATTTGTGCAGGCAGTCACCAAGTGGAGCAAAAGGAACTTGTCTTGGAG AGTTCGCACCTTCCCAAAAGAGTCCCACCTGGGCCACGACACAGTCCGAGCCCTGATGTACTACGCCCTGAAGGTCTGGAGTGACATCACTCCGCTGAATTTCCACGAAGTGGCAGGTAACAACGCCGACATCCAGATAGACTTCTCCAAGGCAGATCACAATGACGGCTATCCCTTTGATGGGCCTGGTGGGACAGTGGCACATGCTTTCTTCCCTGGAGACCATCACACAGCAGGAGACACTCATTTTGACGATGATGAGTATTGGACCTTCCGATCATCAG ACGCTCATGGGATGGACCTATTTGCTGTGGCTGTCCATGAGTTTGGCCATGCCATTGGCCTGACCCACATCTCTGCTATAGAGTCTATTATGAGACCCTACTACCAGGGTCCAGTGGGGGATCCTCTGAAGTATGACCTTCCGTATGAGGACAAAGTCAGAATCTGGCAACTTTATG GAGTCAGAGAATCTGTGTCTCCCACAGCTAAACCTGAAGTCAGCAAAACTGATGACCATCCTATTCTGCCAGAGCTGCCAGAGAACCGCTCCACTGTCTC cctcagGCGGGACGTGCCCAACAGATGCAACACTCACTTCGATGCGGTGGCCCAAATCCGGGGAGaggctttcttctttaaag GCAAGTACTTCTGGAGACTGACTCGCAATAAGCACTTGGTCTCCCTCCAGCCGGCTCAGATCCACCGTTTCTGGCGGGGCTTGCCGCTCAACCTGGACAGCCTGGACGCAGTCTATGAGAGAACCAGCGACCACAAGATCGTCTTCTTCAAAG gagACAGGTACTGGGTCTTCAAAGACAATAACGTGGAGGAAGGATACCCACGGCCGATCTCGGACTTTGGTCTGCCACTGGGAGGAATTGATGCTGCTTTCTCCTGGGCCCACAATGACAAGACTTATTTCTTCAAGGACAATCTGTATTGGCGCTACGACGACCACGAGCGGAGGATGGATCCTGGGTACCCTTCAGAGACCATCCTGTGGAAGGGGATACCGAGCCCTTTAGATGATGCCATGAGGTGGTCAGATG GTGCAAGTTACTTCTTCAGGGGCAAAGAGTACTGGAAAGTGCTGGATAGTGACCTGGAGGCCCAGCCTGGCTATCCCCAGTCCATCGCCAGAGACTGGCTGGTGTGCAGCGACATGCAGTCCGACTCCCCAGAGGCCGCCGGGAGCAGCAGGACTGGGGCACGCTCCAAACCAGGGCAGCACGATGAGAGCCGCTCAGAGAATGGCTATGAAGTCTGCTCCTGCACCTCAGCCTCCCCGTCTCTCTGGGCTTGCCCTGTGCTCAGACTGTTCGCCAGCCTCGTGCTGACAAGCACATGGACAGCAGCACTGATGTGTGCAGCCCTATGA